A genomic region of Nymphaea colorata isolate Beijing-Zhang1983 chromosome 2, ASM883128v2, whole genome shotgun sequence contains the following coding sequences:
- the LOC116247865 gene encoding pentatricopeptide repeat-containing protein At1g74630: protein MSELRCVSLLEKCRSLNCLLQIHGYAIKTGCDTDPFVLSKFLLFSAITFSDTMDYACLLFRSIPQPDGFMFNTLIRGFSESNMPYQSISTYAQMQKQGVKPDSFTFAFLLKSLINCGSLNTSRQVHCHAMKHGLDPHIFVRTSLITAYAAGGSIVCARQVFDEMRVPNVVSYNAMLSACLRCSEVDEARRIFDQMPWLNVTSWNIVLSGYMDANELELASRLFHDIPQKDLVSWNTMIIGCVQGGKLKLAFELFEEMRLEGFSPNEVSITGVLSACSQMGALEFGKMIHGYIDKAGFSHIVTVNNALVDLYGKCGNINMASHVFDKIMNKGVISWTVMIEVLAMHGHGVEAVELFYKMVESGIEPDGVTFVAILYACSHAGLTQKGIELFNMMKDCYHIEASMEHYGCMVDLYGRAGFLDCAYEFIAHMPIKPNAVIWRTLLGACSIHGDVILAEHVKNKLSEIDPENSSDYILLSNIYAIAGKWRDVAVVRKSMAERKMRKTPGWSMIEVDKVVFSFVAGDKRNPVAEVAYEKLSEIINRLRSEGYVADIGPVLHDIETEDKEDSVSHHSEKLAIAFGMARLHPESVIRIVKNLRVCRDCHTMLKFVSRVYGREIVVRDRSRFHVFKEGSCCCRDYW, encoded by the coding sequence ATGTCCGAGCTGCGATGCGTTTCTTTATTGGAAAAATGCAGAAGTTTGAATTGTTTGCTGCAGATCCATGGCTATGCGATCAAAACAGGATGTGATACTGACCCATTTGTCCTCAGTAAGTTCCTTCTTTTTTCAGCCATTACATTTTCGGACACCATGGATTATGCTTGCCTTCTCTTCAGAAGTATTCCCCAACCTGATGGGTTCATGTTCAACACTCTAATCCGTGGCTTCTCAGAGTCAAATATGCCTTACCAGTCCATTTCCACATATGCCCAGATGCAGAAACAGGGAGTCAAGCCAGATagcttcacttttgcttttcttctcaaGTCTCTCATAAATTGTGGTTCTCTAAATACATCAAGACAAGTCCATTGTCATGCTATGAAGCACGGTTTGGACCCCCACATTTTTGTCCGAACAAGTCTTATAACTGCCTATGCGGCTGGTGGGAGCATTGTATGTGCTCGCCAAGTATTTGATGAAATGCGAGTGCCAAATGTGGTTTCATACAATGCCATGCTTTCTGCCTGCCTGCGATGTTCTGAAGTAGATGAAGCAAGAAGAATCTTCGATCAAATGCCGTGGTTGAATGTCACATCCTGGAATATTGTGCTGTCTGGTTATATGGACGCAAACGAATTAGAGTTGGCATCTCGGTTGTTCCATGACATTCCCCAGAAGGATTTGGTCTCCTGGAATACAATGATCATTGGATGTGTGCAGGGCGGTAAACTCAAATTGGCCTTTGAACTATTTGAGGAGATGCGGTTGGAGGGTTTCAGTCCAAATGAAGTGAGTATCACTGGGGTACTATCAGCTTGCTCACAGATGGGTGCCCTGGAATTCGGTAAAATGATTCATGGGTACATTGATAAAGCAGGATTTAGCCATATTGTGACTGTAAACAATGCACTTGTCGATTTGTACGGTAAATGTGGAAATATCAATATGGCAAGCCATGTCTTTGACAAGATCATGAACAAGGGCGTCATTTCTTGGACTGTGATGATTGAAGTGCTTGCAATGCACGGCCATGGGGTTGAAGCTGTGGAACTTTTCTACAAGATGGTGGAATCAGGAATAGAACCAGATGGTGTTACATTCGTCGCTATTCTGTATGCCTGTAGTCATGCAGGTCTAACACAGAAAGGAATAGAGTTGTTCAATATGATGAAAGACTGTTACCACATTGAAGCATCTATGGAACATTATGGCTGCATGGTTGATCTCTATGGCCGAGCTGGGTTTCTAGACTGTGCATATGAGTTTATCGCTCACATGCCGATTAAGCCCAATGCTGTAATTTGGAGAACATTGCTTGGGGCATGTAGCATACATGGAGATGTCATTCTTGCAGAGCatgtaaaaaacaaattgtCCGAAATTGACCCAGAGAACTCCAGTGATTACATATTGTTGTCAAATATATATGCAATTGCTGGAAAATGGAGGGATGTGGCTGTTGTGAGGAAGTCGATGgctgagagaaaaatgagaaagacaCCAGGTTGGAGTATGATAGAAGTTGATAAGGttgttttcagttttgttgCAGGTGACAAACGTAACCCAGTGGCAGAAGTTGCCTATGAAAAATTGAGTGAGATAATAAATAGGCTGAGGTCTGAAGGATATGTTGCTGATATTGGGCCAGTCTTGCATGACATAGAGACAGAAGACAAGGAAGACTCTGTTTCTCACCACAGTGAGAAACTAGCTATCGCTTTTGGAATGGCTAGACTGCATCCAGAAAGTGTCATCAGAATTGTGAAGAATTTGAGGGTTTGCAGGGATTGTCACACGATGTTAAAGTTTGTGTCAAGGGTATATGGAAGGGAGATCGTTGTGAGAGATAGAAGCAGATTTCATGTCTTCAAGGAGGGTTCCTGCTGTTGTAGAGATTACTGGTGA